A stretch of the Acyrthosiphon pisum isolate AL4f chromosome A2, pea_aphid_22Mar2018_4r6ur, whole genome shotgun sequence genome encodes the following:
- the LOC100571089 gene encoding longitudinals lacking protein codes for MATITATQRVVNNHLTNINYHHLSSVIKYLNNQQQTPQQLQQPKTWTTTNALSISQRYFEKIAPASVGIPALMNQNFYDMQDSGSDASGHDGYGRHRRHNRDKEPIFQCPDCDKRYRSKTSLSLHKRLECGKEPAFQCPYCPLKTHQKGNLQVHIKKKHNDHGELNRTY; via the exons ATGGCCACAATTACTGCCACACAGCGTGTGGTGAATAATCATCTGACGAACATCAATTATCATCATTTGTCAAGTGTAATTAAATACTTGAATAATCAGCAACAGACACCGCAACAACTGCAACAGCCAAAAACATGGACCACAACCAATGCATTGTCAATATCGCAAAGATATTTTGAGAAGATTGCCCCAGCATCTGTTGGCATTCCAGCATTGatgaatcaaaatttttatgatatgcAG GATTCTGGTTCAGATGCATCTGGTCATGATGGCTATGGAAGACACAGGAGACATAATAGGGACAAGGAACCTATATTTCAATGTCCCGACTGTGATAAAAGGTATCGCTCTAAAACCAGCTTAAGTCTACACAAACGTCTTGAATGTGGAAAAGAACCAGCCTTCCAGTGCCCATACTGCCCGCTCAAAACACATCAGAAAGGTAACCTGCAAGTGCatataaaaaagaaacacaACGATCACGGAGAACTTAATAGgacttattga